In Mesorhizobium sp. 113-3-3, a genomic segment contains:
- a CDS encoding YkvA family protein: MAQQPGFDFFGFGDRLGGESEVREKFWRTAKKAARQIPFMEEVVAAYYCAMDKNTPLRAKGILVAALGYFVLPVDLIPDFIFGLGFTDDIAVLTAAITAVSAHITPAHRQAAKDAIADKG, encoded by the coding sequence ATGGCGCAACAACCCGGTTTTGATTTCTTCGGCTTTGGCGACAGGCTGGGCGGCGAGAGCGAAGTGCGCGAGAAATTCTGGCGCACCGCCAAGAAGGCCGCGCGGCAGATCCCGTTCATGGAAGAGGTCGTCGCCGCTTATTACTGCGCCATGGACAAGAACACCCCGCTGCGCGCCAAGGGCATATTGGTGGCGGCGCTCGGCTATTTCGTCCTGCCGGTGGACCTCATCCCCGACTTCATCTTCGGCCTCGGTTTCACCGACGACATCGCCGTGCTGACCGCCGCGATCACCGCTGTCAGCGCCCACATCACGCCGGCCCATCGCCAGGCCGCCAAGGACGCCATCGCCGACAAGGGCTGA
- a CDS encoding 4a-hydroxytetrahydrobiopterin dehydratase, with the protein MTREKLSKDAITAALAELGGWSLATDGASIKRSFVFKNFSEAFAFMTRVALAAEKMDHHPDWSNVYKTVDVTLNTHDAGGVTALDIELAKKMNRYFGG; encoded by the coding sequence ATGACGAGAGAAAAACTCAGCAAGGACGCCATCACCGCAGCCCTTGCCGAACTCGGCGGCTGGTCGCTGGCCACGGACGGCGCCTCGATCAAGCGCAGTTTCGTCTTCAAGAATTTTTCCGAAGCCTTCGCCTTCATGACCCGCGTCGCGCTGGCCGCCGAGAAGATGGACCACCACCCCGACTGGTCAAATGTCTACAAGACCGTGGACGTCACGCTGAACACCCATGACGCCGGCGGCGTCACGGCGCTCGACATCGAACTGGCGAAGAAGATGAACCGCTATTTCGGCGGCTGA
- a CDS encoding low molecular weight protein-tyrosine-phosphatase, which translates to MSMKPINSILFVCLGNICRSPLAEGVFRAVLAERGRDMLLDSAATSGWEVGSAPDPRSIAVALRHGIDISGQRARKVTPQDFSRFDLILGMDRSNVADLKALAPARDRVHLFLEFAHGQARDVPDPYYDGPEAFAEVYRMIREASEALATRLAARASLPDSGQASSTI; encoded by the coding sequence ATGAGCATGAAGCCCATAAATTCCATTCTGTTCGTCTGCCTCGGCAACATCTGCCGGTCGCCGCTGGCCGAGGGCGTCTTTCGCGCCGTCCTGGCCGAGCGGGGCCGGGATATGCTGCTCGATTCGGCCGCGACCAGCGGCTGGGAGGTCGGCTCGGCGCCCGATCCACGCTCGATCGCGGTGGCCTTGCGTCACGGCATCGACATTTCCGGGCAGAGGGCACGCAAGGTCACGCCGCAGGATTTCTCCCGTTTCGACCTGATCCTCGGCATGGATCGCTCGAATGTCGCCGATCTCAAGGCGCTGGCGCCCGCGCGGGACCGGGTGCACCTGTTTCTGGAGTTCGCGCATGGACAGGCGCGTGACGTGCCCGATCCCTATTATGACGGGCCGGAGGCCTTCGCCGAGGTCTACCGCATGATCCGTGAAGCGTCGGAGGCGCTGGCGACACGGCTGGCGGCGCGGGCATCGTTGCCCGACAGCGGCCAGGCTTCCTCGACGATATAG
- the thpR gene encoding RNA 2',3'-cyclic phosphodiesterase: MPRLFTALEIPRDAALSLSLLRGGLPGARWIDVENYHLTLRFIGDVPGHVADEIANALDRVHRPSFSLTLSGVGAFGQKKPHAVWAGASASPDLAALQGEIERICQRLGIPADPRKFMPHVTLARLRNSSPLDVAQYLSARGNFSTLPFRIGRFVLMSSRDSVGGGPYIVEEAWPLSGNDARAASRVASASDASRIMR; this comes from the coding sequence ATGCCGCGTCTTTTCACCGCCCTCGAAATTCCGCGTGATGCTGCCCTTTCGCTGTCCCTGCTCCGGGGCGGCCTGCCCGGGGCCCGCTGGATCGATGTCGAAAACTACCATCTGACGCTGCGCTTCATCGGCGATGTCCCCGGTCACGTAGCCGATGAGATCGCCAACGCGCTCGACCGGGTCCACCGGCCCTCTTTCTCGCTGACCTTGTCCGGTGTCGGCGCTTTCGGCCAGAAAAAGCCGCATGCCGTGTGGGCCGGCGCCTCCGCCTCGCCCGATCTGGCAGCACTTCAGGGCGAGATCGAGCGCATCTGCCAGCGGCTCGGCATCCCTGCCGATCCGCGCAAGTTCATGCCGCATGTCACGCTGGCGCGGCTGCGCAACTCGAGCCCGCTGGATGTCGCGCAATATCTGTCGGCGCGCGGCAATTTCTCGACGCTGCCCTTCCGCATCGGCCGCTTCGTCCTGATGTCGTCGCGCGATTCGGTCGGCGGCGGCCCCTATATCGTCGAGGAAGCCTGGCCGCTGTCGGGCAACGATGCCCGCGCCGCCAGCCGTGTCGCCAGCGCCTCCGACGCTTCACGGATCATGCGGTAG
- a CDS encoding arylesterase codes for MSFKRQIAAGLILFLALCGAISSARAEPFKIVGFGDSLMAGYGLGPGEGFTDKLQAALRAKGRDVTVANAGVSGDTTSGGLARLDWSVPDGTQLVILELGANDMLRGVLPDIARKNLDEMLGKLKQRKIAVLLAGMRAAPNLGADYQTAFDAIFPQLAKKYDIALYPFFLDGVVGEPGMQLEDGLHPSAKGVDVMVERILPTVERAIAAVPGGT; via the coding sequence ATGTCTTTCAAACGCCAGATAGCCGCAGGCTTGATCCTTTTCCTCGCCCTTTGCGGCGCCATTTCGTCGGCGCGGGCCGAGCCCTTCAAGATCGTCGGCTTCGGTGACAGCCTGATGGCGGGCTACGGTCTCGGGCCCGGCGAGGGTTTTACCGACAAGCTCCAGGCCGCCCTGCGCGCCAAGGGCCGTGACGTGACCGTCGCCAATGCCGGTGTCTCCGGCGACACCACCAGCGGCGGCCTGGCGCGGCTCGACTGGTCGGTGCCGGACGGAACGCAGCTGGTCATCCTCGAACTCGGCGCCAACGACATGCTGCGCGGCGTCTTGCCCGATATCGCCAGGAAGAATCTCGACGAGATGCTGGGCAAGCTCAAGCAACGCAAGATCGCCGTGCTGCTGGCCGGCATGCGCGCCGCCCCCAATCTCGGTGCCGACTACCAGACCGCCTTCGACGCCATCTTTCCACAGCTGGCGAAAAAATACGATATCGCGCTCTACCCGTTCTTCCTCGATGGCGTCGTCGGCGAGCCCGGCATGCAACTCGAGGATGGCCTGCATCCGAGCGCCAAAGGGGTCGACGTGATGGTCGAGCGCATCCTGCCGACGGTCGAGAGGGCCATTGCGGCGGTGCCCGGAGGCACCTGA